The proteins below come from a single Nocardioides eburneiflavus genomic window:
- a CDS encoding ABC transporter permease, translated as MSTAALGSATLLTDTVVLTRRSLRHVLRSPDTIITTAITPIAMLLLFVYVFGSAIDTGTGPEVSYVEYLLPGILLITVASGVAYTSYRLFLDLQNGFLDRLRSMPIARSAVLWAHVLTSLVANLVSLALVVLVAVAMGFRSGAGPAAWLAVLGIMVLFTLALTWLAVVAGLAAKSPDGAGGFAYPLLFLPFLSSAFVPTDGMPGPVRWFAEHQPVTSIVDTIRRLYAEQPLGDDVRTALAWCVGLLVLAYALAMRSYRRRTSG; from the coding sequence ATGAGCACCGCCGCACTGGGGAGCGCCACCCTGCTGACCGACACCGTCGTGCTGACCCGCCGCTCCCTGCGCCACGTCCTGCGGAGCCCCGACACCATCATCACGACGGCGATCACCCCGATCGCCATGCTGCTGCTCTTCGTCTACGTCTTCGGCAGCGCCATCGACACCGGCACCGGGCCCGAGGTGTCGTACGTCGAGTACCTGCTGCCCGGCATCCTGCTCATCACGGTCGCGTCCGGGGTCGCGTACACGTCCTACCGCCTCTTCCTCGACCTGCAGAACGGCTTCCTCGACCGGCTCCGCTCGATGCCGATCGCCCGCTCCGCGGTCCTGTGGGCACACGTCCTGACCTCGCTGGTCGCCAACCTCGTGTCGCTCGCGCTGGTCGTGCTGGTCGCCGTCGCGATGGGCTTCCGGTCCGGCGCCGGGCCTGCCGCGTGGCTGGCCGTGCTGGGGATCATGGTCCTGTTCACGCTGGCGCTGACCTGGCTGGCCGTGGTCGCCGGCCTCGCCGCGAAGTCTCCCGACGGCGCCGGCGGCTTCGCCTACCCGTTGCTGTTCCTGCCGTTCCTGAGCTCTGCCTTCGTGCCCACCGACGGCATGCCCGGCCCGGTGCGCTGGTTCGCCGAGCACCAGCCGGTCACCTCGATCGTCGACACCATCCGTCGCCTGTACGCCGAGCAGCCCCTCGGCGACGACGTCCGGACCGCGCTCGCGTGGTGCGTCGGCCTGCTCGTGCTGGCCTACGCTCTGGCCATGCGCTCCTACCGTCGCCGTACGAGCGGGTGA
- a CDS encoding AMIN-like domain-containing (lipo)protein — protein sequence MRRTTTGRAAATAAAVAAASLLLSACGTGSDVSRTSADDVGGGGGSGGAASRSKDSERPAEPEPSDSPGSPSSSPAPGGPEFSASTDPQTAEPSGDWDLQLQDVRVGEHDGFDRVVLEFSGTAGPGWGVEWTEEAVADGSGEVVPLDGDRVLTISASGTAMPEPGSFEVPQRLGPTGDVAEVQVTGWFEGYTQVFAGFTGEERPFRVFALAEPPRLVVDVRD from the coding sequence ATGCGACGTACGACCACCGGACGAGCTGCGGCCACTGCTGCGGCGGTTGCCGCGGCGAGCCTGCTGCTGAGCGCGTGCGGGACCGGGAGCGACGTCTCCCGTACCTCGGCCGACGACGTCGGCGGCGGCGGGGGCAGCGGGGGCGCCGCGTCCCGCTCGAAGGACTCCGAGCGTCCGGCTGAGCCGGAGCCGTCCGACTCGCCGGGGTCCCCCTCGTCGTCCCCCGCACCCGGCGGACCGGAGTTCTCGGCCTCGACCGACCCGCAGACCGCGGAGCCCAGCGGCGACTGGGACCTCCAGCTGCAGGACGTGCGGGTGGGCGAGCACGACGGCTTCGACCGCGTGGTGCTGGAGTTCAGCGGCACCGCCGGCCCGGGGTGGGGCGTGGAGTGGACCGAGGAGGCCGTGGCCGACGGCAGCGGCGAGGTCGTTCCGCTCGACGGCGACCGCGTCCTCACGATCAGCGCGTCCGGCACGGCCATGCCCGAGCCCGGGTCCTTCGAGGTGCCCCAGCGGCTCGGACCGACCGGCGACGTCGCCGAGGTCCAGGTCACCGGCTGGTTCGAGGGCTACACCCAGGTCTTCGCCGGCTTCACGGGCGAGGAGCGACCCTTCAGGGTGTTCGCGCTCGCCGAACCGCCTCGCCTGGTGGTCGACGTCCGCGACTGA
- a CDS encoding ABC transporter ATP-binding protein, which yields MTTPPALPPPAIEVVGLVKSFGDHPVLRGLDLTVASGTVHALLGSNGAGKTTAIRILSTLLRADGGRAAVDGHDVGAEAARVREAISLTGQFTAVDDVLTGHENLVLVGQLRHVADPRATADSMLARFGLTEAGDRRAAAYSGGMRRRLDIAMSLVGDPSVLFLDEPTTGLDPEARLEVWRTVRELAAQGTTILLTTQHLEEAEQLADRISILHGGRIIVEGTLAELKALLPPATVEYVEKQPSLEEIFLSVVGRAS from the coding sequence ATGACCACCCCACCTGCACTCCCGCCACCGGCGATCGAGGTCGTCGGCCTCGTCAAGTCGTTCGGCGACCACCCCGTGCTGCGCGGCCTGGACCTGACCGTCGCGTCGGGCACCGTCCACGCCCTCCTCGGCTCCAACGGCGCCGGGAAGACGACGGCGATCCGGATCCTGTCCACCCTCCTGCGGGCCGACGGAGGTCGCGCTGCGGTCGACGGGCACGACGTCGGGGCCGAGGCGGCACGCGTACGGGAGGCGATCAGCCTGACGGGGCAGTTCACCGCCGTGGACGACGTCCTCACCGGGCACGAGAACCTCGTGCTGGTCGGGCAGTTGCGCCACGTCGCTGACCCGCGCGCCACCGCCGACTCCATGCTGGCGCGGTTCGGCCTCACCGAGGCCGGGGACCGGCGGGCGGCGGCCTACAGCGGCGGCATGCGGCGCCGGCTCGACATCGCGATGAGCCTGGTCGGCGACCCGTCGGTGCTCTTCCTCGACGAGCCCACGACCGGCCTCGACCCCGAGGCCCGCCTCGAGGTCTGGCGGACCGTGCGCGAGCTCGCCGCGCAGGGCACCACGATCCTCCTCACCACCCAGCACCTCGAGGAGGCCGAGCAGCTCGCCGACCGGATCTCGATCCTGCACGGCGGTCGCATCATCGTGGAGGGCACCCTCGCCGAGCTGAAGGCGCTGCTCCCCCCGGCGACCGTCGAGTACGTCGAGAAGCAGCCCTCGCTCGAGGAGATCTTCCTCTCCGTGGTCGGGAGGGCGTCATGA
- a CDS encoding MerR family transcriptional regulator yields MLTISQLAAYAGVTVRAVRHYHAKGLLPEPERDHSGYRRYDADAVVALIRIRTLAEAGVPLSRVQELLDADEDAFAAAVEDIDRRLRAEIRERQRHRERIALLAAGDSLALPPEVVAYVQRLRDVGVPEEMVAAERDAWILVAAQLPEQMPLYMEAKNTQLDDPGVLQMYRDIAEVVTWDAEDPRLDAMADRVTAELESAPDEAWDGDQLPDELAELLDAVFLDKVPGARRILRRLEHNGWTGWTNTRRITTPT; encoded by the coding sequence GTGCTCACCATCAGCCAGCTCGCGGCGTACGCCGGGGTGACCGTCCGCGCGGTGCGGCACTACCACGCGAAGGGCCTGCTCCCCGAGCCCGAGCGCGACCACTCCGGCTACCGACGCTACGACGCCGACGCTGTCGTGGCGCTGATCCGGATCCGTACGCTCGCCGAGGCCGGCGTGCCGCTCTCCCGGGTGCAGGAGCTGCTCGACGCCGACGAGGACGCCTTCGCGGCCGCGGTCGAGGACATCGACCGCCGACTGCGGGCCGAGATCCGCGAGCGCCAGCGGCACCGGGAGCGGATCGCGCTGCTGGCCGCGGGCGACAGCCTCGCGCTGCCCCCGGAGGTCGTCGCCTACGTCCAACGGCTCCGCGACGTCGGCGTGCCGGAGGAGATGGTCGCGGCCGAGCGCGATGCGTGGATCCTGGTGGCAGCCCAGCTCCCGGAGCAGATGCCGCTCTACATGGAGGCGAAGAACACCCAGCTCGACGACCCGGGCGTGCTCCAGATGTACCGCGACATCGCCGAGGTGGTGACGTGGGACGCCGAGGACCCCCGACTCGACGCGATGGCCGACCGGGTCACCGCCGAGCTCGAGTCGGCGCCGGACGAGGCCTGGGACGGCGACCAGCTCCCCGACGAGCTCGCCGAGCTGCTCGACGCGGTGTTCCTCGACAAGGTGCCGGGCGCGCGCCGCATCCTTCGCCGCCTCGAGCACAACGGCTGGACCGG
- a CDS encoding zinc-binding dehydrogenase, with product MRALVQPRFGDPAEVLSVQEVPDPQPGPGEVLVRVLLSPIHNHDLWTVRGSYGFKPEMPARAGTEAVGVVEALGEGVDGLAVGQRVATGGSFGAWAELIVAPAAGLVPVPDQVGDEAASQLVSMPFSAIALLDFLDVSEGDWIVQNAANGAVGRLVAQLAAARGVHVLGLVRRADGVEELREQGIERVVATDDDGWRDRVREIVGDAPVVAGVDSVGGRAAGDVVSLLAGDGVLVVFGAMASPTLEISSGDVIFKQVSIKGFWGSKVFAAMSREKRAALMGELVTGIASGTLTLPVEKVYGLDEIADAARASFEPGRRGKVLLRP from the coding sequence ATGCGCGCACTCGTCCAGCCCCGGTTCGGCGACCCGGCCGAGGTCCTCTCGGTCCAGGAGGTCCCGGACCCGCAGCCCGGTCCGGGCGAGGTGCTCGTCCGGGTGCTGCTCTCCCCCATCCACAACCACGACCTCTGGACCGTGCGCGGCAGCTACGGCTTCAAGCCCGAGATGCCGGCGCGCGCAGGCACCGAGGCCGTCGGCGTCGTCGAGGCCCTCGGCGAGGGCGTCGACGGGCTGGCGGTCGGCCAGCGGGTCGCGACCGGTGGCAGCTTCGGCGCGTGGGCCGAGCTCATCGTGGCCCCGGCCGCGGGACTCGTGCCCGTGCCCGACCAGGTCGGCGACGAGGCCGCCTCGCAGCTGGTGTCGATGCCGTTCAGCGCGATCGCCCTGCTCGACTTCCTCGACGTGTCCGAGGGCGACTGGATCGTGCAGAACGCGGCCAACGGCGCGGTCGGCCGCCTCGTGGCCCAGCTCGCCGCGGCCCGTGGCGTCCACGTCCTGGGCCTCGTCCGCCGGGCGGACGGCGTCGAGGAGCTGCGCGAGCAGGGCATCGAGCGGGTCGTCGCGACCGACGACGACGGCTGGCGCGACCGCGTGCGCGAGATCGTGGGCGACGCCCCTGTCGTCGCGGGCGTCGACTCCGTCGGCGGCCGCGCCGCGGGTGACGTGGTGTCGCTGCTCGCCGGCGACGGCGTGCTGGTCGTGTTCGGCGCGATGGCCTCGCCCACGCTGGAGATCTCGTCGGGCGACGTCATCTTCAAGCAGGTCTCGATCAAGGGCTTCTGGGGCAGCAAGGTCTTCGCCGCGATGTCGCGCGAGAAGCGAGCGGCGCTCATGGGCGAGCTCGTCACGGGCATCGCCTCTGGGACGCTCACCCTCCCTGTCGAGAAGGTCTACGGCCTCGACGAGATCGCCGACGCGGCCCGCGCCAGCTTCGAGCCCGGGCGCCGCGGCAAGGTGTTGCTGCGTCCCTGA
- a CDS encoding ROK family transcriptional regulator, whose translation MTTTSAPAAAPLSPAATAGEVLALIRSGRAATRGALGRATGLSRTAVNARLAALADAGLVLEGEEESATGGRPATTLVLNRDAGLVLAVAVGRSRSQLSVCALDGTELASASLDQETGQGPDVLMPLVVARLEQLLGDLGRGGRDVRGVGMSLAGAVDPARAMSVDSPALTGWDGVPLAPWLRQVTDAPLTLDNDMRVMALSQMPLAGADVEPTVHAHDEALVLKASTGVGLAIVADGQLVRGHRDAAGQLGHVKVPAAARLRCRCGEIGCLETVASGWALVERLQAEGEDVHHVRDLVAAAGRGSGRARSVVRESGRHIGEALAATVTVLNPRTVVVGGDMAGAFDTFSAGLREGVFSATTALAGRDLQIVPAAYGDRAGLVGCVRLALDSVLSPRAVDSALARQAG comes from the coding sequence ATGACGACCACTTCCGCGCCGGCTGCCGCCCCCCTCAGTCCAGCCGCCACCGCCGGCGAGGTCCTCGCCCTCATCCGCTCCGGCCGGGCCGCGACCCGGGGCGCGCTGGGGCGGGCCACCGGCCTGTCCCGAACGGCCGTCAACGCGCGGCTCGCGGCCCTGGCCGACGCCGGCCTCGTGCTCGAGGGCGAGGAGGAGTCCGCGACGGGAGGACGGCCCGCCACCACGCTCGTCCTCAACCGCGACGCCGGTCTCGTCCTGGCCGTCGCGGTGGGCCGCAGCCGTTCGCAGCTGTCGGTGTGCGCGCTCGACGGCACCGAGCTCGCCTCGGCCAGCCTCGACCAGGAGACCGGCCAGGGGCCGGACGTCCTGATGCCCCTGGTCGTCGCCCGGCTCGAGCAGCTGCTCGGCGACCTCGGTCGCGGCGGCCGGGACGTCCGCGGGGTCGGGATGTCACTGGCCGGCGCCGTGGACCCCGCCCGGGCGATGAGCGTCGACTCACCGGCGCTGACCGGCTGGGACGGCGTGCCGCTCGCCCCGTGGCTCCGGCAGGTCACCGACGCGCCGCTGACGCTCGACAACGACATGCGGGTCATGGCGCTGTCGCAGATGCCCCTCGCGGGCGCGGACGTCGAGCCCACCGTGCACGCGCACGACGAGGCGCTCGTCCTCAAGGCCTCGACCGGCGTCGGCCTCGCGATCGTGGCCGACGGCCAGCTGGTCCGCGGGCACCGCGACGCCGCCGGACAGCTCGGCCACGTGAAGGTGCCTGCCGCCGCCAGGCTCCGCTGCCGGTGCGGCGAGATCGGGTGCTTGGAGACCGTGGCGAGCGGCTGGGCGCTGGTGGAGCGACTGCAGGCGGAGGGCGAGGACGTCCACCACGTCCGCGACCTGGTCGCCGCCGCCGGCCGCGGCAGCGGTCGCGCGCGCTCGGTCGTACGCGAGTCCGGTCGCCACATCGGTGAGGCGCTCGCCGCGACGGTCACCGTCCTCAACCCCCGCACCGTCGTCGTCGGCGGCGACATGGCGGGCGCGTTCGACACGTTCTCGGCCGGACTGCGCGAGGGCGTCTTCAGCGCCACCACCGCACTCGCCGGCCGGGACCTCCAGATCGTCCCCGCAGCGTACGGCGACCGCGCCGGGCTGGTCGGCTGCGTGCGCCTGGCCCTCGACTCCGTGCTCTCACCGCGTGCCGTCGACTCCGCACTGGCGCGCCAGGCCGGGTAG
- a CDS encoding HNH endonuclease signature motif containing protein, with translation MIDGLAAEARGVADDLSPADLLATIRSAREDENRAAAQQLALAARWADLHPPESIHSAASFTVPGSQHEEPIAGEGAPLVAEFCCAELGTVLGITSTAAKKLIGHALELRHRLPRLWAQVHAGAVPAWRARAIADTTIHSTPPLTVEAAGFVDAQVAAVAGRVGSAQLDRLVAETIRRYDLATADPAADPEDGYLHVDPRHVTVDTDDVHYAGTLRIEAEVDIADALDLDRALAHHAATQQALGSLLPLDARRAKALGDLARTQTALELLTGGPGTDRASGPDPDTRRQDRVNPDTDTDTDADADVDETHLPAAREVVIHAHFDASVSGDTTVFGPTGRMENGQRLVLLDQIQSWCADTRTEVTIKPVIDLNTTLTAQTRKVPATIREHVILRDRTCVFPRCTRPARRCDVDHVIPWDDDADAEGRPQPGPTTTSNLACLCRFHHRLKTHSPWRYEMTAPGIFEWTSPHGHRYRRDHTGTTDLDPPHPPHPTAPPGIPRPRRR, from the coding sequence ATGATCGACGGACTGGCAGCCGAGGCACGAGGGGTCGCAGACGACCTCTCACCCGCCGACCTGCTCGCCACGATCCGGTCTGCTCGTGAGGACGAGAACCGTGCCGCCGCCCAGCAACTCGCTCTCGCCGCCCGGTGGGCTGACCTGCACCCGCCCGAGTCGATCCACTCCGCGGCGTCGTTCACGGTTCCGGGGTCGCAGCACGAGGAGCCCATCGCGGGTGAGGGTGCTCCGCTGGTGGCGGAGTTCTGTTGCGCCGAGCTCGGCACCGTCCTCGGGATCACGTCGACGGCGGCGAAGAAGCTCATCGGTCACGCCCTCGAGCTGCGCCACCGCCTGCCGCGGTTGTGGGCACAGGTCCACGCCGGTGCGGTGCCGGCGTGGCGGGCCCGGGCGATCGCGGACACCACCATCCACTCCACCCCTCCCCTCACGGTCGAGGCGGCCGGGTTCGTCGACGCGCAGGTCGCCGCCGTCGCCGGACGTGTCGGGTCCGCGCAGCTCGACCGGCTCGTCGCCGAGACCATCAGGCGCTACGACCTCGCGACCGCCGACCCGGCCGCGGACCCGGAGGACGGCTACCTGCACGTCGACCCGCGTCACGTCACCGTGGACACCGACGACGTGCACTACGCCGGCACCCTGCGGATCGAGGCCGAGGTCGACATCGCCGACGCCCTCGACCTCGACCGCGCCCTCGCCCACCACGCCGCCACCCAGCAGGCCCTCGGATCCCTGCTGCCACTCGACGCCCGACGAGCCAAGGCCCTCGGGGACCTCGCCCGGACCCAGACCGCGCTCGAGCTCCTGACCGGGGGGCCGGGAACGGACCGCGCCAGCGGGCCGGACCCGGACACCCGGAGACAGGACCGGGTGAACCCCGACACCGACACCGACACCGACGCCGATGCCGATGTCGACGAGACGCACCTGCCCGCTGCCCGCGAGGTCGTGATCCACGCCCACTTCGACGCCTCCGTCTCCGGCGACACCACGGTCTTCGGTCCCACCGGGCGCATGGAGAACGGCCAACGCCTCGTCCTGCTCGACCAGATCCAGTCCTGGTGCGCCGACACCCGCACCGAGGTCACCATCAAGCCCGTCATCGACCTCAACACCACGCTCACCGCGCAGACGCGGAAGGTCCCGGCAACGATCCGCGAACACGTGATCCTGAGAGATCGCACCTGCGTGTTCCCGCGATGCACCCGCCCCGCACGGCGCTGCGACGTCGACCACGTCATCCCGTGGGACGACGACGCCGACGCCGAGGGCCGCCCGCAACCCGGCCCGACGACCACGAGCAACCTGGCCTGCCTGTGCCGGTTCCACCACCGCCTCAAGACCCACTCCCCCTGGCGCTACGAGATGACCGCACCCGGGATCTTCGAGTGGACCTCACCCCACGGCCACCGCTACCGCCGCGACCACACCGGCACCACCGACCTCGACCCACCGCATCCACCGCATCCGACGGCTCCGCCCGGCATCCCACGACCACGCCGACGATGA
- a CDS encoding peptide chain release factor 3, translating to MPDTRPRRTFAVISHPDAGKSTLTEALALHARVITEAGAVHGKGDRRATVSDWMAMEKARGISITSAALQFVYRDHVINLVDTPGHSDFSEDTYRVLSAVDSAVMLVDAGKGLEPQTLKLFKVCALRGIPVMTVINKWDRPGLSALELMDLIQEKIKLRPTPLTWPVGEAGDFRGVIDRRTGEFVKYTRTAGGATRAPERRMAAEEVEEADALPWATAVEEHELLELDEADHDQARFLAGETTPVMFASALQNFGVAQLLDLLLDIAPDPSPTEGVDGSVRKVGDEFSAFVFKVQSGMNNAHRDRLAYARVVSGTFERGMVVTHAGSGRPFATKFAQSVFGRDTAAVESAEPGDIIGFVNAQSLRVGDTVYVGDPIEYPPVPSFAPEHFVTASAGDIGRYKQFRRGIEQLDQEGVVQVLRSDLRGDQNPVLAAVGPMQFEVVEDRMTNEFNSPIRFSRLDYQVARRTDAAGAAALAGKRGVEVLERSDGTRLALFVDQWRAQVTARDNPDIMLEALPAGGS from the coding sequence GTGCCCGACACCCGCCCCCGCCGTACGTTCGCCGTCATCAGCCACCCCGACGCGGGCAAGTCGACCCTCACCGAGGCACTCGCGCTCCACGCCAGGGTGATCACCGAGGCCGGCGCCGTCCACGGCAAGGGCGACCGCCGCGCCACGGTCTCGGACTGGATGGCGATGGAGAAGGCCCGCGGCATCTCGATCACGTCGGCCGCACTGCAGTTCGTCTACCGCGACCACGTGATCAACCTCGTCGACACCCCCGGCCACAGCGACTTCTCCGAGGACACCTACCGCGTACTGTCCGCGGTGGACTCCGCGGTGATGCTGGTCGACGCCGGCAAGGGGCTGGAGCCGCAGACCCTCAAGCTGTTCAAGGTCTGCGCGCTGCGCGGCATCCCGGTCATGACGGTCATCAACAAGTGGGACCGCCCCGGCCTGTCGGCCCTCGAGCTGATGGACCTCATCCAGGAGAAGATCAAGCTGCGGCCCACTCCTCTGACCTGGCCGGTCGGCGAGGCCGGCGACTTCCGCGGGGTGATCGACCGCCGCACCGGCGAGTTCGTGAAGTACACCCGCACGGCCGGCGGCGCCACCCGGGCACCCGAGCGTCGGATGGCTGCCGAGGAGGTCGAGGAGGCCGACGCGCTTCCCTGGGCCACCGCCGTCGAGGAGCACGAGCTGCTCGAGCTCGACGAGGCCGACCACGACCAGGCGCGGTTCCTCGCCGGCGAGACCACCCCGGTCATGTTCGCCTCGGCGCTGCAGAACTTCGGCGTCGCCCAGCTGCTCGACCTGCTGCTGGACATCGCGCCCGACCCCAGCCCGACCGAGGGTGTCGACGGCTCCGTGCGGAAGGTCGGCGACGAGTTCAGCGCGTTCGTCTTCAAGGTGCAGTCGGGCATGAACAACGCGCACCGCGACCGGCTCGCCTACGCCCGCGTCGTGTCCGGGACCTTCGAGCGCGGGATGGTCGTCACCCACGCCGGCAGCGGCCGACCGTTCGCGACGAAGTTCGCCCAGTCGGTGTTCGGCCGCGACACCGCAGCCGTCGAGAGCGCCGAGCCCGGCGACATCATCGGCTTCGTCAACGCCCAGTCCCTGCGGGTCGGCGACACGGTCTACGTCGGCGACCCTATCGAGTACCCGCCCGTCCCGAGCTTCGCGCCCGAGCACTTCGTCACCGCCAGTGCCGGCGACATCGGCCGCTACAAGCAGTTCCGGCGCGGCATCGAGCAGCTCGACCAGGAGGGCGTGGTGCAGGTGCTGCGCTCCGACCTGCGCGGCGACCAGAACCCCGTCCTCGCGGCCGTCGGGCCGATGCAGTTCGAGGTCGTCGAGGACCGGATGACCAACGAGTTCAACTCACCGATCCGGTTCTCGCGCCTCGACTACCAGGTCGCCCGGCGCACCGACGCCGCCGGCGCCGCCGCCCTGGCCGGCAAGCGCGGCGTCGAGGTGCTCGAGCGCAGCGACGGCACCCGGCTGGCGCTCTTCGTCGACCAGTGGCGCGCGCAGGTCACGGCTCGTGACAACCCCGACATCATGCTCGAGGCGCTGCCCGCCGGCGGGAGCTGA
- a CDS encoding protein adenylyltransferase SelO: MTSAPTPTLALDSRFARELPELALPWRAVDTPKPRLLVLNEPLAEELGLDPAWLRGEGLGLLTGTRPPAGATPVAQAYAGHQFGGYSPRLGDGRALLLGELVDSSGRVRDLHLKGSGRTPFSRGGDGLAVVGPMLREHLVSEAMHALGVRTTRSLAVVATGRAVQRETVLPGAVLARVASSHLRVGSFQYARATDDLDLLRRLTDHAIARHHPHAADADNSALALFEAVVAAQADLVAQWMLVGFVHGVMNTDNMTISGETIDYGPCAFMDAFDPATVYSSIDTGGRYAYGNQPVVAEWNLARFAEALLPLLAEEQDAAVALAVESLGGFRERYSAAWSAGMRAKLGLPDGLDGAVASALVADLLALVQADHVDHTSFFRSLGRAARGDTEPARGMFLDLAGFDAWAERWLAVGPDADAMDRVNPAYVPRNHLVEEALDAATAGDLEPFERLLAVVAAPYDVRPGLERYAEPAPESFAGYQTFCGT; the protein is encoded by the coding sequence GTGACGTCAGCCCCCACCCCGACCCTCGCGCTGGACAGCCGCTTCGCGCGCGAGCTCCCCGAGCTGGCCCTGCCGTGGCGGGCCGTGGACACCCCGAAGCCCCGGCTGCTCGTCCTCAACGAGCCGCTGGCCGAGGAGCTCGGTCTCGACCCCGCCTGGCTGCGTGGCGAGGGCCTCGGGCTGCTGACCGGCACCCGGCCGCCGGCGGGTGCGACTCCGGTCGCCCAGGCGTACGCCGGGCACCAGTTCGGCGGCTACTCCCCGCGCCTCGGCGACGGGCGCGCGCTGCTGCTCGGCGAGCTCGTGGACTCCTCCGGCCGAGTGCGCGACCTGCACCTCAAGGGCTCCGGCCGCACCCCCTTCTCGCGCGGCGGCGACGGGCTCGCCGTGGTCGGCCCGATGCTGCGCGAGCACCTCGTCAGCGAGGCCATGCACGCCCTCGGCGTCCGGACCACCCGCAGCCTCGCCGTCGTCGCCACCGGTCGCGCCGTGCAGCGCGAGACCGTCCTGCCGGGCGCCGTGCTGGCGCGCGTCGCGAGCAGCCACCTGCGCGTCGGCAGCTTCCAGTACGCCCGCGCGACCGACGACCTCGACCTGCTGCGCCGCCTCACCGACCATGCCATCGCGCGCCACCACCCGCACGCGGCCGACGCGGACAACTCCGCCCTCGCCCTCTTCGAGGCCGTCGTCGCCGCCCAGGCCGACCTGGTCGCGCAGTGGATGCTCGTCGGCTTCGTCCACGGCGTGATGAACACCGACAACATGACGATCTCCGGCGAGACCATCGACTACGGCCCGTGCGCCTTCATGGACGCCTTCGACCCCGCCACCGTCTACAGCTCCATCGACACCGGCGGGCGCTACGCGTACGGCAACCAGCCGGTGGTCGCGGAGTGGAACCTGGCGCGCTTCGCCGAGGCGCTGCTCCCGCTGCTCGCCGAGGAGCAGGACGCGGCCGTGGCCCTGGCGGTCGAGTCGCTGGGTGGCTTCCGCGAGCGCTACTCCGCCGCGTGGTCGGCCGGGATGCGGGCCAAGCTCGGCCTCCCCGACGGCCTCGACGGCGCGGTGGCGTCCGCGCTCGTCGCGGACCTGCTGGCCCTGGTGCAGGCCGACCACGTCGACCACACCTCGTTCTTCCGCAGCCTCGGCCGGGCTGCGCGCGGCGACACCGAGCCCGCCCGCGGGATGTTCCTCGACCTCGCCGGCTTCGACGCGTGGGCCGAGCGCTGGCTCGCCGTGGGCCCGGACGCCGATGCGATGGACCGCGTCAACCCGGCGTACGTCCCCCGCAACCACCTGGTGGAGGAGGCGCTCGACGCCGCGACCGCCGGCGACCTGGAGCCCTTCGAGCGCCTGCTCGCGGTCGTGGCGGCGCCCTACGACGTACGTCCCGGCCTGGAGCGCTACGCCGAGCCCGCCCCCGAGTCGTTCGCCGGCTACCAGACCTTCTGCGGGACCTAG